Within the Nitrospira sp. genome, the region GGCGCTCTCCGAAGAGAGGTCGAACCCGTCACGGCCGCCGACTTCATGCGGTTTTTGTTCCAGTGGCAGCATGTGGCGCCGGGGTCTCGCCTGCATGGGGAGTCGGGCCTCTTCGAGGTGGTCGCCCAACTGGCTGGGTACGAAGCCGCCGCCTCGGCGTGGGAGCCGCATCTCCTTCGAACTCGAGTCGAAAAGTACGAGTTCGGCCTGTTAGATCGCTTGTGTTTGAGCGGGTCGGTGAGCTGGGGACGGCTCAGCCCACGCCAAAATGGCCAGGCTCCGAGCGGTTCTGCTGGGAAACGCGTGCTCCCAACGAGCTCCGCTCCGATCAGTCTGTTCCCCCGAGACCAAGCGGGGTGGCTCCTCGAAGCCGTCCATGCTGACGATCAGTTTTCAGGTCCGACGTTGTCACCGGCCGCCCAGGAGGTGCAGCGCGCGCTCTCAGCGCGAGGGGCCTGCTTTTTTGCAGACGTGGTCGCGGCGACGGGTCGACTGAAGACCGAAGTAGAGGATGCGCTGTGGGAGCTGGTGGCTGCGGGTGTGGTGACCGCCGACGGTTTCGACAATTTGCGGGCACTCATGGACCCGCATCGACGCCGAGCCGAGGGCCGCGAGCGGCTGCGTCGACCTCGGCATGCCGCAGGCCGGTGGGCGCTGCTTCGGCCGGCGACTTCTCCGTCAGCCTCGACGATCGAGGCATCGCAGGTCGTGGAATCTGTCGCGCGTCAACTCTTGAAGCGGTATGGCGTCGTCTTTCGCGACGTGCTCCGACGGGAGTCGTTGGTCGTGTCGTGGCGCGATCTGCTGGTGCAGTACAGGCGCATGGAGTTGCAGGGAGAGGTGCGCGGCGGGCGTTTCGTGGCAGGATTCACGGGCGAGCAGTTTGCCTTGGCCGAAGCCGTTGAAACCTTGCGCATCATTCGCAAGACCTCGGGGCATCATGCCGCCCATGCCGAGGTGCGGTTGTCGGCGGCCGACCCACTCAATCTCACCGGAGCGATTCTGCCGGGGGCCAGAGTACCAGCCGTTGCGTCCCATGTGATTATCTTCCGAAACGGACTCCCCGTGGCCATGCAGGAAGGCATTTCCGATCTGGCTGTTCCGTCCGCCCGCCTGAATGAACCGGCCCTGTTCACTGGCTGACAATCCAGAGAAAGCGTGCGTGCGTTCAAGAGTGAGTGTAACTCCAGCGAGCGGTGACTCAGCGCCCCTGCCGGGCGAGTGCCGCCGTCAGTACACCGGCAAGGCCAGCACCGGGCACGGACCCTGGCGCAGCACTTGTTCCGTCGTGCTGCCGTGGATCATGTCGGCCCAAGACGTATGACCCTCGGTGGCCATCACAATGAGATCAGGCTTGAGTTCCGTGCTGAGATCGAGAATTGTCTCCAGGACGTTGCCCCGTGAACGGGTCGCTTGCCAAGTCCATCCTGGATAGTCCGGCGGTTGTATGGCCGGACTGAGATGGATGTCGTCGACGTGGATCAGGTGGATATCCAGGGACGCACAGCCAAGCAGGCGGCCGAGGCGATCGATCGTGTCGGCCGCCACCTGGGTGGTGTCGGTGCGGGCCGCGGGAAGCAAGATGCGACGAAGACGGAGGGAGCCATCGCTGGCCGAAATGAACCCTTCCTGTTCCGCCGGTACGAACAGGGCGGGGGTATGAGCCGCGCGGGCAATCGGCTCGCCGACCGAGCGATGCAGCCACCGTGCGATGCCTTCCCGTCGATGACAGGCCAAGACGATCAGGTCTGCCGGATTCGACGTCACGTGATGGACGATTGCCTGGGCTGGTCGTGACGCGGCCCCACGGACTTTTCGCACGTACAGACCGAGATCTTGGACCTTTTCCTTCGGGCTGTCCTCCGGCAGCAGCCCCCAACGGGACAAGAGCGGACGCACGCGGGGAAAGTCCTCGAAGTCGGTGGCGGTCGCCTTCGGATCGATATGCAGCAGCGTGAGGTGCGAGCGGCAGACCAGGGCCAGCTTGACGGCATGATGGAAGGCCGATTGGCTCCAGTCGGAGAAGTCGGTCGGGTGCACCACATGCCGGTGCGTGAGGTGAAATCCATGCGCGGTGGAGCTCATTCAACGACCCGGCTCGGGCGGTGCCGTCAGGGCCGTCCGTCCGGCGGCAGCGATCGCGCCGAGGTGGTCATGAGGTCCGTAAAGATCGCCAGATTTGGTCCCGGGCTATCCAGGAGGGCCAGGTGCTGCTGCGCCTTCTGCCTGAACGTCTCGCGCCGAGAATAGGGCACAGCCAGGAGGGACTCGAAGGCGCTCAGGTATTCGCCGTCTGATTGGGCGATATTCTGCTGCAAGTTGGCCCAATTGGCCGCCACGAAGACCTCCGTTCTCATGTCCTCCCGAACCAGGCCGTCCTCGGTCAACCAGGCATGTCCGGAGGTGGACGACAGAAAATTACTCACCACATCGCTCGTAGAATCCAGCGTGGCCTTGATCGTACAACCGGTCCCGAGACAGGGGAAGAATAGGAGGGACAGTACGATCATGTGAAGAGCACGGTGCCGCTTCATAGAACAACTCCTTCCGGTGAATGTGATGGGCGCATATTGCGCCTGGTCGATTCAGGGGTCAACTGTCGGGTAGGGGTTCGATCTAGCGTTCAGCACCGTCTCGGGCGAACCCAGTAGAACAGTTCGAGACTATCGTTTCCGACGCGGGGCGGAAACGGCAGGAGGGGGCGCGGGAACATAGAAGAATGTGCGGTTGAATGTGGTTGGACAGGTCAGGACCATATACACGGGTGCCATCTCGGTGGATGTTCGGAGACCGACCTTCCGGTTGTTGTTTGCCCAGCGCGAAAATACGGAATCCTGGATTGGTGCCCCGCTTCTATGGCCGTGTGATCCGTCGTGGTTCATTTGTCCCTCGATACTGTGAGCTGCCTGTCGCTGTTTGGCCTGACTCCAAACGGTATGATGTTAGGTATACCACCGGAAGTAAACTCTGTCCTAAGGCAATGGGAGGGAGACCCGCCCCCCCGTAGCAGGGACAGGGGGGGAGCGCCTCGAAACCAAAGGTCGGCATGGATTCACCACGAGCAGCCTAAAGTTGCCGCCCCGACACGGACAGCCGTCACCATTACCGCCAAAGTCGTTGATACCATTTCAAATCGTCGGGGGCCGGTCCGTCGAGTTTCATGGAAACTCTGATGGCTTGGATATCCCACCCGGTGAGGTTGGCCAGGGTTTGCGCCTCCCGTTCATAGCGTGTGCGGAGGTGCTTCCGGTAGGCCGTTACAGCCGGGCAGTCATCCGTGCCCGTCCAAGGATGCCGGAGGATATATCGAGCTTGAAAGTTCGACCGGTCGGATGTTTCCTGAAACATCAGATCCTCGGGAAAATGCGCGGCGTCATACCGCACGTGCAGCCTGGTCAGAAAGACGCGTCGTGCCTGGCTGAGAATGCCTTGCCCTCTGTGCCCGTCTTCGTCCTGCCAAAACACTCCGAGGCCACGTAGCTCTTCAGCGGAAAGAGGATTCGCCGCACAGGGATCGCACCAGTTCATATCCCAGGCATATTCCAGGAACACGCCCCGCTGGCGTTCGCGCTTCACCTGTTGCGCGAACATGTCGCGGTAGAAATCGCCGAACTGTTCCTTCACGTAGACGGGAATCTCCTGTGCGTCCGGCAACCGGATCGTTCGGTAGTTGGTGGTCTCCACCCGACCTTGCCGGGTGAGAACGTAAATGAACAATTCCTGCGCGCCGTCGGCATTCACCGTGCCCAAACGAATGGGGAGCATGAACTTCCTCGATTCGAAGGCAATCTGCAGCGGCCGCAGGTGGGTGGCCCCGAGCTTTGCCTGCTCCGCGAGGTTCACTTTTGCGACAAAGAACTTCATGCCTTGCCTCACGTAGCTGTGGAGCACGGCGGAGGCACCCTGGGGGATCCGGTATCCGTTTTCGGTCAGCCACGTCTCAAGTCCCGCGCTTTCCTGGGCCGAGAGGATCAGGATATCGTACTCACCGACCGTATAGCGCGCCTCAACCGTGACGCCCAGGGCACGGGCGCGTTCAGGAGCCGACGCCGAAGCCGGTAACCGATCTTCAAGCGCTCGCATACCCTTGAGCGACTCCATCTCGTAGCGCGTGCAGGGATTCGGGTCGAAATACTCGACCAAACGTGGAGCCGAATAGTCGGCCAGATGTTTCAGCGCGGCAGCATCGCCCACGTGGATCTGATCTTTCTCGATAAGCGTGGGGACGGGCACGACCATCGCAAACTCTTGTACGTCGCCGCGGAAATCGTTCGCCATCGTGATCACGGTTTTGTTGTCGTGACGGGCGATGGCCACTTCGGAAGCTTTGTTGAACAGGCTGGTATCGGCCTTTGCCACGTAGAACCCGCAAAAGGCCGAGACCTGGGAACTCCACGCAAAGAGGATGAGGACAAGGACGCCGAAGGGCAGAGACCGTTTCATGGAAACCTCCTTTGTCATGAGTGGGATGCGTGCCGCGTACAGCGCAGCCATCGGCACCGGCGGCAGAGTGGGCGATGGAACCCTAAACCAGGAATAGCGAATTCCCGGTAGCAATCGATCAATGAGTGGGACGAATGGGGCCAGCGTGACCAGCGACCAGAGTAGGGCGCTCGGACGATACAGAGAGAACTGGATGGCATAAGCGCTGAGGGCCACGAATGCCCCATGGACCAGTCGGCCGGTCCGTGAATCAGGCGTTGTCTTGGGATCCGAGGTCATGAAGAAGGCAAACAGGAGCAACGCGCCTGTTTCGAGTTGGTGGAGGGGAATCGTGAGCGGATCGCCCAGCCACAGGGCTCGCCCGAGCAGGATGAGGCTATACGTGGCGAGAAAGGCGAGGCTCGTATCGCTGCGTGTCGCACGCGCGACCACCATCGTCCCGAGGCAGGCCATCAGAAAGCCCACGATGGCTTCTCGCCCCCATTGCCCCGCGGAAACCCAGCCCAGTTCGGTGGCGACCATGATCGTCAACGCGAGCGCCGTGGGATTGAAGACATGCTTGCCGTTCCACCGGATGACAAACTTACTGACTATCGCAACAAACGCCGCCAGCGCGGCGACGGTGAGATCATTGGTTCTGAGCAACAGACACAGCGACAGTGATGAAATCAGGGCGCTCTTGGGATCGAATGACGGGAGGTTCGCTATGCGCGTGCCGGCGTACTGCGTCAGCAGCGCGGCGCCGATCGTGACGGCAATTTGCAGGATTGTAACGTCGAACCGCAGCCGAAGTAGGCCGTAGGTCAATAATATACTCAGGCTCGCGATCTGAAGTAGGCGAGGGTCGGAGCACTGCAGTGTGGTTTTCAGCCTGCTGAGCGTCATGCGGCACCTCGTGAGTTCGCCCCTCTCGGGTTCTACTCACGATATGCCGCTGGGCCTGAAATCCTTTCAGACCAAAATGCTTGAAATGGCCGCCATTGTTGTTGGCGCATCCATAACGTACTCAACGTATTGAAAAACATACGGCTCGCTAGGTGGTTTCATTGACGGGAACAGATTATGACCAGACGGTTTCCTCCTCGTGCTCCGATTTGTGGTTGCTTGTTTACATCCGTGAAGCCTCGGCATCGGTTTGCACCGGATTCCCCTTATAAAAACGGGACACCAGGTTCAAACGCACTTGCGACTCTACTGCACCTTCTGGCGTACCATTCTGCCGCGGAAGTCCTCCGTGAGGTGATGCATCAGTGAGGGCACCATTTCCTTGCGGGGATTGCCGTCGTTCAACGAGGCATTCACGCCACGCTTGGTCGACACACTGAC harbors:
- a CDS encoding universal stress protein, with the translated sequence MSSTAHGFHLTHRHVVHPTDFSDWSQSAFHHAVKLALVCRSHLTLLHIDPKATATDFEDFPRVRPLLSRWGLLPEDSPKEKVQDLGLYVRKVRGAASRPAQAIVHHVTSNPADLIVLACHRREGIARWLHRSVGEPIARAAHTPALFVPAEQEGFISASDGSLRLRRILLPAARTDTTQVAADTIDRLGRLLGCASLDIHLIHVDDIHLSPAIQPPDYPGWTWQATRSRGNVLETILDLSTELKPDLIVMATEGHTSWADMIHGSTTEQVLRQGPCPVLALPVY